The following proteins are co-located in the Solanum pennellii chromosome 1, SPENNV200 genome:
- the LOC107008516 gene encoding phosphoribosylamine--glycine ligase: MACMSLNMGAASALKFVSNSQNHSVKLFSAKEKRCSNISSSNWGCFNLRVRRSSCLRFDTHKSFAVFNSLPVDNSNPKESVVVLVIGGGGREHALCHALRRSPSCDAIFCAPGNAGISSSGDATCISDLDVLDSSAVIAFCRKWGVGLVVVGPEAPLVAGLANDLVKEGIPTFGPSSEAAALEGSKNFMKSLCDKYGIPTAKYQAFTDPSAAKEYIKQEGAPIVVKADGLAAGKGVIVAMTLEQAYEAVDSMLVDNVFGSAGSRVIVEEYLEGEEASFFALVDGEHAIPLESAQDHKRVGDGDTGPNTGGMGAYSPAPVLTKELQSMVMGSIIFPTVKGMAEEGCKFVGVLYAGLMIEKKSGLPKLIEYNVRFGDPECQVLMVRLESDLVEILLAACHGKLHGMSLDWSPGSAMVVVMASNGYPGNYQKGTIIHKLEEAEQVAPSVKVFHAGTAFDADGNFIATGGRVLGVTAKGKDLEEARDRAYQAVEQINWPGGFYRRDIGWRALPQKQYS; this comes from the exons atgGCATGTATGTCACTCAATATGGGAGCTGCTTCTGCTTTGAAGTTTGTAAGCAATTCCCAAAATCATTCAGTAAAGCTGTTCTCGGCTAAAGAAAAACGTTGTTCCAACATCAGTTCCAGCAATTGGGGTTGTTTCAATCTTCGAGTTCGTCGGAGTTCTTGCCTTCGTTTTGATACACACAAATCTTTCGCCGTTTTCAACAGCCTTCCAGTGGATAATAGCAACCCCA AGGAAAGTGTGGTTGTCTTGGTAATTGGAGGAGGTGGGAGAGAGCATGCGCTTTGTCATGCTTTGAGGCGATCCCCTTCTTGTGACGCTATTTTCTGTGCACCGGGTAATGCTGGGATTTCCAGCTCAGGTGATGCGACTTGTATATCAGACCTTGATGTTTTAGATAGTTCAGCTGTGATTGCTTTCTGTCGTAAATGGGGAGTTGGGCTGGTTGTGGTTGGACCAGAGGCTCCGCTTGTTGCAGGCCTTGCTAATGACCTTGTCAAGGAAGGAATTCCTACCTTTGGCCCCTCATCAGAAGCAGCTGCTTTAGAAGGTTCTAAGAACTTCATGAAGAGCTTATGTGATAAATATGGAATTCCAACTGCAAAG TATCAAGCCTTTACAGACCCATCCGCTGCAAAAGAGTACATCAAACAGGAAGGTGCCCCAATTGTTGTTAAAGCGGATGGATTGGCTGCTGGTAAAGGAGTGATTGTTGCCATGACATTGGAGCAAGCATATGAGGCTGTTGATTCTATGCTTGTAGACAATGTTTTTGGTTCTGCTGGCTCTCGAGTCATTGTAGAGGAATATTTGGAAGGAGAGGAAGCATCATTTTTTGCTCTAGTAGATGGTGAGCATGCCATACCTCTGGAATCTGCTCAAGACCACAAACGAGTTGGAGATGGAGATACAGGACCAAATACTGGTGGGATGGGGGCATATTCtccagctcctgtcttgacaaAGGAACTGCAATCAATGGTCATGGGATCTATCATTTTCCCTACAGTGAAGGGAATGGCCGAAGAAGGCTGCAAGTTTGTTGGGGTTCTGTATGCTGGGCTCATGATCGAGAAGAAATCTGGTTTGCCGAAGTTAATTGAGTACAATGTACGCTTTGGAGATCCAGAGTGTCAG GTATTGATGGTCCGGTTAGAGTCTGATTTGGTCGAAATTTTGCTGGCAGCTTGCCATGGGAAGCTACATGGGATGTCTTTGGACTGGTCCCCTGGATCAGCCATGGTGGTTGTAATGGCAAGTAATGGCTATCCTGGCAACTACCAGAAAGGAACAATCATCCATAAGCTTGAGGAAGCAGAGCAAGTTGCTCCTTCGGTCAAAGTATTCCATGCTGGAACTGCTTTTGATGCAGATGGAAATTTCATTGCTACTGGAGGACGTGTTCTTGGAGTCACAGCAAAAGGAAAGGATCTTGAGGAGGCTCGGGATAGAGCTTATCAAGCCGTTGAACAAATTAATTGGCCTGGTGGTTTTTATAGACGAGATATTGGTTGGAGAGCACTGCCTCAAAAACAATATTCTTAA
- the LOC107001250 gene encoding stromal 70 kDa heat shock-related protein, chloroplastic, translating into MASSTAQIHALGATYFANSSSSSRKPLKSLFLGQKLNNRTLAFGLKQKKSRGNNGGYAPMRVVAEKVVGIDLGTTNSAVAAMEGGKPTIVTNAEGQRTTPSVVAYTKSGDRLVGQIAKRQAVVNPENTFFSVKRFIGRKMNEVDEESKQVSYNVIRDENGNVKLDCPAIGKSFAAEEISAQVLRKLVDDASKFLNDKVSKAVVTVPAYFNDSQRTATKDAGRIAGLEVLRIINEPTAASLAYGFEKKSNETILVFDLGGGTFDVSVLEVGDGVFEVLSTSGDTHLGGDDFDKRIVDWLAASFKRDEGIDLLKDKQALQRLTETAEKAKMELSSLTQTNISLPFITATADGPKHIETTITRGKFEELCSDLLDRLKTPVQNSLRDAKLSFSDIDEVILVGGSTRIPAVQELVKKLTGKDPNVTVNPDEVVALGAAVQAGVLAGDVSDIVLLDVTPLSIGLETLGGVMTKIIPRNTTLPTSKSEVFSTAADGQTSVEINVLQGEREFVRDNKSLGSFRLDGIPPAPRGVPQIEVKFDIDANGILSVTAIDKGTGKKQDITITGASTLPGDEVERMVKEAERFAQEDKEKRDAIDTKNQADSVVYQTEKQLKELGDKVPGPVKEKVEAKLGELKEAISGGSTQTMKDAMAALNQEVMQLGQSLYNQPGAAPGAGPAPGGADGPSESSSGKGPDGDDVIDADFTDSK; encoded by the exons ATGGCGTCTTCAACTGCTCAAATTCATGCTCTTGGAGCTACGTATTTCGCtaattcatcttcttcctctaGAAAACCTTTAAAGTCTCTGTTTTTGGGCCAAAAGCTGAACAATAGAACCCTAGCTTTTGGATTGAAGCAGAAGAAGAGCCGGGGGAATAACGGTGGTTATGCACCGATGCGTGTGGTGGCGGAGAAGGTGGTGGGAATTGACTTGGGGACTACTAATTCTGCTGTGGCTGCTATGGAAGGAGGGAAGCCTACCATAGTGACGAATGCTGAAGGACAGAGGACAACTCCTTCAGTGGTCGCTTATACTAAGAGTGGGGATAGGCTTGTTGGTCAAATTGCTAAGCGTCAGGCTGTGGTGAACCCGGAGAATACCTTCTTTTCAGTGAAGAGATTCATTGGAAGGAAGATGAATGAGGTGGATGAGGAGTCGAAGCAGGTCTCCTACAATGTCATCAGAGATGAGAATGGAAATGTCAAGCTTGATTGCCCTGCCATTGGCAAATCATTCGCTGCTGAAGAAATTTCAGCTCAG GTCCTGAGGAAGTTGGTGGATGATGCATCCAAATTTTTGAATGACAAGGTTTCCAAGGCTGTTGTCACGGTTCCTGCATACTTCAATGATTCTCAGAGGACAGCAACTAAGGATGCAGGTCGCATTGCTGGATTAGAAGTTCTTCGGATAATTAATGAACCCACTGCTGCCTCCTTGGCTTATggttttgaaaagaaaagtaatGAAACAATTTTGGTGTTTGATCTTGGAGGTGGTACTTTTGATGTATCAG TTCTTGAGGTTGGTGACGGTGTCTTTGAGGTGTTGTCAACTTCTGGTGACACCCATCTTGGTGGTGATGATTTTGACAAG AGGATTGTTGATTGGCTTGCTGCAAGTTTCAAAAGGGATGAAGGTATTGATCTTCTAAAGGACAAACAAGCTCTTCAACGTCTGACTGAGACTGCTGAGAAAGCTAAGATGGAACTGTCATCGCTGACCCAGACTAACATCAG TTTACCATTCATTACGGCTACTGCTGATGGTCCTAAACACATTGAGACCACTATCACACGTGGGAAATTTGAAGAACTATGCTCAGATCTGCTTGACAG GCTTAAAACTCCTGTTCAGAATTCCTTGAGAGATGCCAAGCTCTCCTTCAGCGATATTGATGAGGTCATCCTTGTTGGTGGTTCTACACGTATCCCAGCTGTTCAGGAACTTGTTAAGAAATTGACTGGAAAGGACCCCAATGTTACAGTTAATCCCGATGAAGTCGTTGCTCTTGGTGCTGCAGTGCAG GCTGGAGTTTTGGCCGGAGATGTCAGCGATATTGTCCTTTTAGATGTCACACCATTGTCCATTGGTTTGGAAACACTTGGTGGTGTGATGACAAAGATCATTCCAAGAAATACAACATTGCCTACCTCCAAATCAGAAGTTTTCTCTACCGCTGCTGATGGTCAGACAAGTGTAGAAATTAATGTCCTCCAAGGAGAGCGAGAATTTGTTAGGGACAACAAATCTTTAGGTAGCTTCCGGCTTGATGGAATTCCTCCTGCCCCAAGAGGGGTTCCAcaaattgaagtgaaatttgACATTGATGCCAATGGTATTCTTTCCGTGACTGCTATTGACAAGGGTACTGGGAAGAAGCAAGACATCACCATTACAGGTGCCAGCACATTGCCCGGTGATGAG GTCGAGAGAATGGTTAAAGAAGCTGAAAGATTTGCCCAGGAAGACAAAGAGAAGAGAGACGCCATAGACACGAAGAACCAGGCCGATTCTGTTGTCTACCAGACAGAGAAGCAGTTGAAGGAACTTGGAGACAAAGTACCAGGGCCAGTGAAAGAAAAGGTTGAGGCTAAACTTGGAGAGCTTAAAGAAGCAATCTCAGGAGGCTCAACTCAGACCATGAAGGATGCTATGGCTGCCCTTAACCAAGAAGTAATGCAGCTTGGTCAGTCACTCTACAACCAGCCTGGTGCTGCACCAGGTGCTGGTCCAGCACCTGGCGGTGCTGATGGACCTTCAGAATCATCATCTGGGAAGGGACCTGATGGAGATGACGTAATTGATGCTGATTTCACCGACAGCAAGTGA
- the LOC107025813 gene encoding uncharacterized protein LOC107025813 translates to MPIVEEPVLCGSPLGSSPTSPKSRIKFLCSQGGKILPQPADGHLKYVGGETRVISVPRDIKLSELMKKLTPQIEGDMVLKYQLVHEELDALISVKTEEDLRHMLDEYDRCESAGIPRLRAFLFPAKPVVVDHHTTPPEPLEQRYIDAINGIIRAREAGIRIQQQQQPALSISQASFGFSSACSSPRSPDSCTTDGVNHESLLQSIFQNRSQLHKVQSSPSFYNVSNQQQHGLHQNLHQQHHYYNHRQQQHYNGYHLNKHSHGPGDPIKGPDRLFSVRSVGRAEGLRYHMDPNQHYYQSPSYRHSRGGGCCIKCMHFDDYERRNGSISPCSYSIEIGNGCASPGGYSVERRTSSLSPSPIPLSPRFSNMAGSGDT, encoded by the exons ATGCCAATAGTGGAGGAACCTGTTTTATGTGGTTCACCACTAGGGTCCAGCCCAACCTCCCCTAAGAGTAGGATTAAATTTCTCTGTAGCCAGGGAGGAAAAATTCTTCCTCAACCAGCTGATGGCCACCTCAAGTATGTCGGTGGCGAGACACGTGTTATCTCCGTTCCTCGAGATATAAAACTTTcag AATTGATGAAGAAGCTAACTCCTCAAATTGAAGGTGATATGGTTCTGAAATATCAACTAGTACACGAGGAGCTTGATGCATTGATATCGGTTAAAACAGAGGAGGATCTACGCCATATGTTGGATGAATATGATCGCTGTGAGAGTGCAGGGATCCCGAGACTACGTGCATTTCTGTTCCCAGCAAAGCCTGTTGTGGTGGATCACCACACAACGCCACCAGAACCTTTAGAACAACGATACATCGATGCGATTAATGGTATAATACGTGCAAGGGAAGCAGGGATCAggatacaacaacaacaacaaccagcTCTAAGCATAAGTCAAGCCTCTTTTGGGTTTTCCTCTGCTTGTTCTTCACCAAGATCTCCTGACAGTtgcactactgatggtgttaATCATGAGTCATTGCTGCaaagtatttttcaaaatagaagTCAATTGCACAAAGTGCAGAGTTCCCCTAGCTTTTACAATGTCAGTAACCAGCAGCAGCATGGGTTACATCAAAACTTGCACCAACAACATCACTATTACAACCATAGACAACAACAGCACTACAATGGTTATCATTTAAACAAACATAGTCATGGTCCTGGTGATCCAATCAAAGGGCCAGACAGGTTGTTTTCTGTTAGGTCTGTTGGTCGAGCGGAAGGGTTAAGGTATCACATGGATCCTAACCAACATTACTATCAATCACCCTCTTATAGGCACAGCCGTGGTGGTGGATGTTGTATAAAATGTATGCATTTTGATGACTATGAAAGGAGAAATGGAAGTATATCGCCGTGCAGTTACTCTATAGAAATAGGAAATGGTTGTGCTTCTCCAGGAGGTTATTCTGTGGAAAGAAGAACCAGTAGTCTTTCTCCCAGTCCCATTCCATTAAGCCCTCGCTTCTCCAATATGGCTGGTTCAGGGGATACTTAA
- the LOC107009929 gene encoding Werner Syndrome-like exonuclease, whose translation MDVQLCEYKLACNCNHRIYNVILDDTVIETIVTVDPSSVASWIRKIESQNRSRLHRLIVGLDIEWRPKSNPVADRNPVATIQLCVGKSCLIYQVLHSRHIPRRLRHFLNNDDYTFVGVGIDSDVDKLWEDYNLEVSDIVDLREWAAEELNKKKLLNSGLKHLGRKIAGIEIEKRKSVITSAWDERWLSREQICYACLDAYISFEVGRVLSAWY comes from the coding sequence ATGGATGTGCAGTTATGCGAGTACAAATTGGCCTGCAATTGTAACCACAGAATCTACAATGTCATTCTGGACGACACTGTAATCGAAACTATAGTCACCGTTGATCCTTCTTCCGTCGCCTCATGGATCAGAAAAATCGAATCCCAAAACAGATCCCGTCTTCACCGTTTGATTGTAGGGCTTGACATCGAGTGGCGCCCAAAATCCAATCCCGTCGCCGACCGAAACCCCGTCGCCACTATCCAGCTCTGTGTCGGAAAATCCTGCCTCATCTACCAAGTTCTCCACTCCAGACACATCCCCCGCCGACTCCGACACTTCCTGAACAACGACGACTACACATTCGTTGGAGTTGGTATTGATAGTGACGTGGACAAGCTGTGGGAGGACTATAATCTTGAAGTATCGGACATTGTTGATCTCCGGGAGTGGGCGGCAGAGGAACTGAACAAGAAGAAGCTTCTTAATTCGGGGCTCAAACATTTGGGGAGGAAAATTGCGGGAATAGAGATTGAGAAGCGCAAGAGTGTGATAACCAGTGCTTGGGATGAGCGCTGGCTTAGCCGTGAACAGATATGTTATGCTTGCCTTGATgcatatatttcttttgaagttGGGAGGGTCTTAAGTGCTTGGTACTAG
- the LOC107006198 gene encoding coatomer subunit delta-like: protein MVVLAASIISKSGKALVSRQFVDMSRIRIEGYLAAFPKLVGIGKQHTYIETENVRYVYQPIESLYLLLVTNKQSNILEDLETLRLLSKLVPEYSYSLDEEGIGRTAFELIFAFDEVISLGHKENVTVTQVKQYCEMESHEERLHKLVLQNKINETKDVMKRKASEIDKSKIERNRGDKGGFMSLQSMSSGRIDTGFGSDSGISNIGGNGSGGFGLPPDVDTFSTKSKGRPAASATAPPKGLGMQLGKTQKTNQFLESLKAEGEVIVEDVRPSVGQAKPAAAPLTDPVTLTVEEKINVTLKRDGGLSNFVVQGTLSLQILNQEDAFIQVQIETSGNPAILFKAHPNMNKELFANENILGLKDPNRSFPTGQGGDGVSLLRWRMQSTDESILPLTINCWPSVSGSETYVNIEYETPAQIDLQNVVISVPLPALREAPNVQQIDGEWRYDSRNSVLEWSVLLIDNSNRSGALEFVVPAADPSAFFPISAQFTSSRTFSDVKVVNVLPLKGGATPKHSQRTLLATESYQVV, encoded by the exons ATG GTTGTTCTAGCGGCTTCCATAATTTCTAAATCTGGCAAAG CTCTTGTCTCGAGGCAATTTGTTGATATGTCTCGTATAAGAATTGAAGGATATCTTGCAGCTTTTCCCAAATTGGTTGGTATAGGAAAGCAGCATACATATATTGAGACTGAAAATGTGCGATATGTTTATCAGCCGATAGAATCTCTGTACTTGCTCCTTGTGACCAACAAACAGAGCAACATTCTTGAAGATTTGGAGACACTGAGGCTGCTGTCTAAACTA GTGCCTGAATATTCTTATTCACTAGATGAGGAAGGAATTGGCAGGACAGCTTTTGAGCTTATTTTTGCATTTGATGAAGTGATCTCTCTTGGGCACAAGGAAAATGTTACAGTTACACAAGTCAAGCAGTACTGTGAAATGGAGAGTCACGAGGAGAGATTACACAAGTTAGTCTTACAGAACAAGATAAATGAAACTAAGGATGTCATGAAGCGTAAAGCCAGTGAGATTGACAAAAGCAAG ATTGAGAGGAATAGAGGTGACAAAGGAGGTTTCATGTCACTGCAATCCATGAGTTCTGGAAGAATTGATACTGGCTTTGGCAGCGACTCAGGCATATCCAACATAGGAGGCAATGGTTCTGGTGGATTTGGTCTACCCCCTGATGTGGACACATTTTCCACCAAATCCAAGG GTCGTCCAGCTGCATCTGCTACTGCTCCACCGAAAGGTCTCGGTATGCAGCTGGGTAAAACACAGAAGACCAACCAATTTCTGGAATCCCTAAAAGCTGAGGGTGAGGTAATTGTCGAGGATGTGAGGCCAAGCGTTGGTCAGGCCAAACCAGCTGCTGCTCCACTAACTGATCCCGTCACGTTGACTGTTGAAGAGAAGATAAATGTAACACTAAAGCGTGATGGTGGTCTCAGCAATTTTGTTGTCCAGGGTACTTTGTCTCTCCAAATTCTGAACCAAGAAGATGCTTTTATCCAAGTGCag ATTGAAACCAGTGGTAATCCAGCAATCCTCTTCAAAGCACACCCAAACATGAACAAGGAGTTGTTTGCAAATGAAAATATTCTTGGCCTTAAAGATCCCAATAGGTCATTTCCCACAGGGCAAGGTGGTGATGGTGTTAGTCTTTTGAGGTGGAGAATGCAAAGCACAGATGAGTCAATTTTGCCTTTGACAA TTAACTGCTGGCCTTCAGTTTCTGGAAGTGAAACCTATGTGAATATCGAGTATGAAACCCCCGCACAGATTGATTTACAAAATGTTGTAATTTCTGTACCCCTTCCAGCTCTCAGGGAGGCTCCAAATGTACAACAGATAGATGGAGAGTGGAg GTACGATTCCAGAAATTCTGTTTTAGAGTGGTCTGTTCTTCTCATTGACAATTCGAACCGCAG TGGAGCACTAGAGTTTGTTGTTCCAGCAGCTGATCCATCAGCCTTCTTTCCAATTTCTGCACAGTTTACTTCTTCGAGAACCTTCAGTGATGTGAAG GTTGTCAACGTGCTGCCTCTAAAAGGTGGGGCTACTCCCAAGCATTCTCAAAGAACACTGCTGGCCACGGAGAGTTACCAAGTTGTGTGA